A single genomic interval of Lathyrus oleraceus cultivar Zhongwan6 chromosome 7, CAAS_Psat_ZW6_1.0, whole genome shotgun sequence harbors:
- the LOC127106938 gene encoding uncharacterized protein LOC127106938: MADWGPVVIAVVLFVLLSPGLLNMHTSGTIEYHYFICNTSGVSILVHTIIFFGLITIFLIAIGVHINNG; this comes from the exons ATGGCAGATTGGGGTCCAGTGGTGATAGCAGTGGTGCTGTTTGTGTTACTAAGTCCAGGCTTGTTGAACATGCATACTAGTGGTACAA TAGAATATCATTACTTCATCTGCAATACTAGTGGTGTATCTATTTTGGTTCATACAATTATCTTTTTTGGACTCATTACAATCTTTCTTATTGCCATTGGTGTTCATATCAACAATGGTTAA